Proteins co-encoded in one Salarias fasciatus chromosome 4, fSalaFa1.1, whole genome shotgun sequence genomic window:
- the tedc2 gene encoding uncharacterized protein tedc2, translating into MSLVSALEQLIKSYKVHQTEIHDSIQLHRKLLQSLEPHPLAGSEESEVVDNAETGAAASPGEREDIELLERALETALRVRSSSEPSKKHPVKSKLYGSSGEPGIAISSPMDAPQSSASCKESHATVKLTSKSGSHARKVHRKAGSSVCSSLVSRPANSNCHKQPKPTTNKKMIQKHPVSSVRVLNHKDGSGFGSAVHMSTLPDKTVKKDVPSASELGKTASVATPFSNTVVASSQADESRAGSVHQQIGRASSDQATKWQSLRNKQNRLWDKVIALQRKPVPGRSRFMERMRATFPKDWPCGSPDQTRAVVDRLTHRGHDLLLLRLAKEAPEEETSESDKALGHKDNSSDSSWTIEELMLTAEELQKSAHKVKQEWKAWDRWRPEGGCLCTTGADGVWGDGIAAPLPLTITYTAAEELQELERLRMRAALLQQEIHLEEALLDTLSPQVSSIEPGPGCPSATVLRELYSLLGEGGERFPAIVLDSESD; encoded by the exons AGAACCACATCCATTGGCAGGCTCTGAGGAATCTGAAGTAGTAGACAATGCCGAAACAg GTGCTGCTGCCTCACCGGGGGAAAGGGAGGATATTGAACTGCTAGAACGAGCATTGGAGACAGCCCTTCGAGTCCGTTCGAGCTCAGAGCCTTCTAAAAAACACCCTGTGAAAAGCAAACTATATGGATCTTCAGGGGAGCCAGGCATTGCTATTAGCTCTCCCATGGATGCCCCGCAATCATCTGCGTCATGTAAAGAGAGTCATGCAACTGTCAAATTAACCTCTAAATCTGGCAGCCATGCTAGAAAAGTCCACAGAAAGGCTGGATCGTCAGTGTGTTCCTCTCTGGTATCAAGACCTGCAAACAGCAACTGCCATAAACAGCCGAAACCTACAACTAACAAGAAGATGATCCAAAAGCATCCCGTTTCATCTGTCAGGGTTTTGAACCACAAGGATGGATCAGGGTTCGGCTCTGCCGTTCACATGTCAACGTTGCCCGACAAGACTGTTAAAAAGGACGTGCCGAGTGCCAGCGAGCTGGGAAAAACTGCATCTGTCGCCACACCTTTTTCAAATACGGTGGTGGCTTCTTCACAGGCGGATGAGTCTAGAGCAGGCAGTGTGCATCAGCAGATTGG AAGGGCGTCCTCTGATCAGGCAACTAAGTGGCAATCTTTaagaaacaagcaaaacag ACTGTGGGACAAAGTCATTGCCCTGCAGAGGAAACCTGTTCCTGGGAGGAGTCGCTTCATGGAGAGAATGAGAGCTACG TTTCCCAAAGATTGGCCATGTGGCAGCCCCGATCAGACCAGAGCTGTGGTGGACAGACTGACTCACAGAGGACatgacctcctgctgctccgtctAGCAAAGGAGGCTCCTGAGGAAGAGACCTCGGAGTCAGACAAAGCGCTGG GTCATAAAGATAACAGCTCTGATTCAAGTTGGACAATCGAAGAGTTGATGCTGACAGCAGAGGAGCTCCAGAAATCTGCACATAAAGTGAAACAAG AGTGGAAAGCATGGGATCGATGGAGGCCAGAGGGAGGCTGTCTTTGCACCACCGGGGCAGATGGTGTGTGGGGAGATGGGATAGCTGCACCCCTGCCCCTGACTATCACCTACACAGCAGCGGAAGAGCTCCAAGAGCTGGAGAGGCTGCGCATGAgggcggcgctgctgcagcaggagattCACCTTGAAGAG GCTCTGTTGGACACGCTGTCCCCTCAGGTTTCTTCGATAGAGCCTGGACCTGGATGCCCCAGCGCCACTGTGCTCAGAGAGCTGTACTCGCTGCTGGGGGAAGGAGGGGAGCGCTTTCCTGCCATTGTCCTGGACTCTGAGTCTGACTGA